Sequence from the Calditrichota bacterium genome:
CTGCGGGTGGTGGCCACCTCCAACGGACGGGAGCCCACCTGCTCGCACGGCGGGGCGCTGCAGTCGCTCATGAAGATCATGACTGCACCGGCCTTACAGCAGAACCGCATGGATTGGCTGACGGATGAGCTGAAAGTGGCCGAGAAGGGGGAGATACTGTACTTTGTTGGCTGCCTGCCCTATTTTGACGCTTTTTTCTCCGACTTGGCGGTGGACACCCTGAGCATTGCCCGGGGTGCCGTGAAGATCCTGAACCGCCTGGGCACCACGCCTGTGGTGATGAAGAACGAGCGCTGTTGTGGGCACGACCTGCTCTGGACGGGCGATGTGGAGCACGTGCAGAGTTTGGCAACCCACAACGTGCAGGCGATTCGCGAGACAGGGGCCAAGCTGGTGCTTTTTACCTGCGCCGAGTGCTACCGGACCTTCAAACTCGACTACCCGGGGCTGATCGGAGAGCTTGGGTTCGAGGTGGCCCACTTGTCCGAGTACCTTGGCAAGCAGATGGACACGTTGCCAATGCGAGGTGCCAGCACCGAGAGGGTGGCCGCCTTCCACGACCCATGCCGACTGGGGCGCCACCTGGAAGTGTACGACGCGCCGCGCACCGTGCTTTCCGCCCTGCCGGGTGTGCAGTTGCGCGAGATGGCCAAGAGCCGGGAGACGGCCATCTGCTGTGGCACCAGCGCCTGGATGAGCTGTGATCGCTACGCAAAGGCCCTCCAGGTCGCCCGGCTGCAGAGCGCCCGGGCCGCAGGGGCCGACCTTCTTGTGACTGCCTGTCCTAAGTGCTACATCCACTTTACCTGTGCCATGAAGAGCGAGGACTGTCCGGAGGCGGCGCGCATCGAGGTGAAAGACC
This genomic interval carries:
- a CDS encoding (Fe-S)-binding protein yields the protein MELDSVAKGTNVLDCLECGKCTGTCPIARFDRSFSPRYTISSFLAASAEELMRDERLWRCLTCGLCNLRCPVDVHYSEFTRRLRVVATSNGREPTCSHGGALQSLMKIMTAPALQQNRMDWLTDELKVAEKGEILYFVGCLPYFDAFFSDLAVDTLSIARGAVKILNRLGTTPVVMKNERCCGHDLLWTGDVEHVQSLATHNVQAIRETGAKLVLFTCAECYRTFKLDYPGLIGELGFEVAHLSEYLGKQMDTLPMRGASTERVAAFHDPCRLGRHLEVYDAPRTVLSALPGVQLREMAKSRETAICCGTSAWMSCDRYAKALQVARLQSARAAGADLLVTACPKCYIHFTCAMKSEDCPEAARIEVKDLTALVAAAM